The genome window CAAAGCTAAGTAGTTCTTAAGCGATCCCCGTGTAGAATCATATTTAGCCGGATGCTGCCAAAATCGCCAAAAGACGTCTGTGACCAATTCTTTTACCTCCGATGAGCTTGTCTGTTTACCCAAAACGGAATATGCTACTGCCCACAGGAGCTTCGAATAATGATTCACCAATTCATTAAAAACCGATTCATCTCGATTCTTAATCGCCGCAGCAGTCTGTTGGTCGTCCATTAATTTTCTCTCCATCTCAAGTTTTCAATTAATTCTCATAATCTTATAATTTTAGCGTTTATTCTTTTCTACATTGGGCATTCGATAAAAAAGGACACTCATGATAATCAAAGGAATCATCATCTTTCGCATTATCCCCCATTTCCTAAAACCATATCACCATATATACACAAGTTTTCGAGAAAATACTTAAAAATTTGCAAAAAAAAACCAGATATTTATCTGAGATTTTTTTGAATTAACTCGTTGATTTGATTAGTGATTGCCTTGTCAACGCTCTGATCACTTTTGCTGACTGGCTCGTACTGACCGGTCGAATTTTTGATCCACATGCTTTGTTCGTCAAAACCAAGCGCGTAACTTTTCCCCGGATCAAAAACTTTCGCTCCTTGAGGTAAATTATTTGGCGTAATCTTATTTAGATTAACAACCAATTCAGTCCCAATGCGAGCGACCGGAAAATCTGTCTGTTCGTAAAAAACTTCTTCATTTGATTGAGCTGGCGTTAAGGTATTGGGTCTTCCGTCCAACATGTCCCCCCGCTTGTTAAATCCACCTCGTTGATAAACATAAATCGTCTTACCCGCCAAATCTTTACTCTTATCTGTCAAAACCTGATGAACATAAATCGATAAGATTGTTACCGAACTATTCTTAGCGCCCGGCACCTTGGTCCAATTAGTAACGACACCTTGAACTGTCGCCGAAGACTTCTGATTCATGTCACTAAAGTTTTCATAAGAAAAAGCATAAGTCTCAGCTCCCTTAAAATAATTTTCTTTAGGTACTTGCTGCAGTTCTTTTGCCTGCTTCTCTCCGTCCTTCTTGGCTTGTTTTAAAACAATTGAATACTTAGCCGGAGCCGAACTTTTCACAGGAACTTTCTGGAGTTCTCTAGCAGCAAATAATCCTCCCCCCACGACTAGAAGCAACAAAGCCGCAGTAAGAATCAGCCAGGTGTTTACCTTCATTACCCGCTTTGGATGCTTTTTTTTCTGCAAATTTGCTTCGATTCGTTTTTGATCATCGATCGTAAAAGGTTGATCGAGCTCTTTTAAATACAGCTCCAACTGTTGATCAGTCAATTTAGTTAATGGAAATTCATGTTTTACACTCGTCACAATAAATCCTCCCTCTCCATCAGGTCCTGCATAATTGGTTTGATTTTCTTTTTACCTTGATAAAGGCGATTATTAACCTCAGTTAAACTCAAATTTAATTTTTTACTAATGTCTGCGGGCTTCAATTCCATAAAAAAACGTTCAAAACAAATTCTCTTGGTTGGTTCCGTCAGCGTCTCAAGTGCTGCAAATAAAGTTTGCCAGACCAAATCATTGTCGGCTTGCGGGGCAGGAATTGTTTCCAAAATAAATTGATCAACTTCTGATATTTCTACCTGACCACGCAATCTATTTAAGGCCATACTCTTGGTCAACAAAGCCAAGTAGTTCTTAAGCGTTCCCCGCGTAGAATCATATTTAGCCGGATGCTGCCAAAAACGCCAAAATACATCACTGACTAATTCAGCAACATCCGAAGCACTCGTTCGCTTCTGCAAAATTGAATAAGCCACCGCCCACAGCAACCTAGAGTATCGATTAACCAATTCATCAAATACTTGCTCATCGCGATTCTCAATCGCTGTTACAATCTGTTGGTCGTCCATTCACTAATTCTTCCTCTCTCCTAAAAACCCGCTCCTTTATTTTTCGCATTATATACACCAAATTTATCAAAAATACTTAAACATTAGCAAAAAAAATCCCAGATATTTATCTGAGATTCAAACATAATCCTATTTTAAAGGCAATCTTAGCCAATCGTAATTTGGCGAATTTAAGTCATCTGAGCCACGACCCGCTATATCGAACTGCAAAAACGGTTTGTAATCCTGAGGATTGATCACCAGATACCCATAAGTAATAATTTTACTTTCGTGAGCTTTGAGCGAACCAATATTAGTAAAATAATCGTGCTCTCCTGAACCATGCGGCAAAGCAATTACCGGTTCAGCAAAGCCTTGGTACGGCGATGAATAAACTGACTCATCGAGAACAAATTGTTGATCAACGGACTTTAACAACTTTAAATTGGGGGGATTAATCCCAAACTTTTCGATATTTTCCGTCGAGTCGTTGGTAACTTTCAGCTTAATTTCGCAAAAATATGGCTGAATAGTTAAACTTTTAATTTTATGATCGATTGTTTTTTTGCCATCTCCACGCCGATACAGCTCTCCTTCAAAAGGCGTCAAATTCCCGTCTGATGCGACCATTTTATCTGGATTTATCGCTGCATCTTTAGAAAGATCAAATTTAGCTGGCACCGTTTTGGAAATATTTACCGCCAGCGGTTCAATCCTTACAGTTGAATTCTTTGAATCTTGTTGGGTGAAAGTCGTTTTAAAATCCTTAATCCTCGGATTATTAGCTTGTAAAATAGACGGAATTTTGCGAGCTTGTTGGTAAAGCTGATCTAGTGCAATTTCTGGAGCTGCCTGACCCGCAGCGGCAGGAGTTAACGACATCCCCGTGATTATTTTCTCGGCTTCCTCTTTTGAAACTTCTGAACCAAAAAATAGTTGCACCACTCGCTGCTCTTTTTCGAATAAGACTAAAGCCTCAAATAATTGTTCATTGCCACGATGTTTTGGCACCAGATAAACGGTGTGCCCATTAATTAACTTTTGGTCGAACTGTTTCGAATTTGGAATTTCAATTTTTGTTTCATCCTTTGGACGGTAAAGTAGTGCAGAAAAATAAGATTCAACTTTTTGTGGATCGCCGTATGAAATTTCTTCTGAATTCTTGGATTTAGTCCAATTATTTAGCAAGTAAGAAAATTTCACCTGATAGTGCTTGTTATCTGCATTATTGTTTTTAACTATTAGGGTGGTCAGAAATCCATCGCGATGAGTCACTGCTTCCCAAATTTTATTAGCCGCAAGTGCTGTACCTGGTAAGACTACTAACAATATAGCTGCTGCAATTAGAGCTTTGATAGGTCTTGAAAATCTTCGCCGCTTCGAATGTATTTTCTGCTGCAGATTCCTCTTAATTCGATTTTGATTGTCAGCTGAATACGAGCTATCTAGTGCGTTAATCATTTCATCGAGTTGTTGCTCCGTTAAACTATTTAACGGTGATTCATGTTCTAATTTATGATTCATTGCCCCTCCTCTTCTAGCAATTGCCGCAAAATCGGTCTAATTTTTTTCTTCCCTTGGTAAAGACGATTATTTACTTCAGTTACGCTGAGATTAAGCCGTTCACTAATAACCGCGGGCTTTAACTCCAAGAAAAATCTTTGGAAACAAATTTTCTTCGTCGGTTCGTTTAAAGCCTCAATCGCCTTAAACAGTGCCTGCCAGAAAATTTCGTTGTTTACTTTCGGCGCTTCAACGTTCTCAAGTAGAAAATCGTCAGAAGAAGTAAGCGGACTTTGTTTAAGATGTAACTTATTGATCGCCATGCTGCGAGTCAACATCGTTAAATATTGTTTTAATGAACCGCGGTTTGCATCAAATTTTTCAGGCTGTTGCCAAAAACGCCAAAAAACATCGCTGACTAATTCTTCAACATCGGCTCGATTCCCCATAATTGAAAAAGCCACCACCCACAATAATTTTGAGTATTTACTGACAACTTTATCAAAGGCTACTTCATCTCGTCGCATCACCGCCGTGGCAATCCATTGATCAT of Xylocopilactobacillus apicola contains these proteins:
- a CDS encoding sigma-70 family RNA polymerase sigma factor, producing MDDQQIVTAIENRDEQVFDELVNRYSRLLWAVAYSILQKRTSASDVAELVSDVFWRFWQHPAKYDSTRGTLKNYLALLTKSMALNRLRGQVEISEVDQFILETIPAPQADNDLVWQTLFAALETLTEPTKRICFERFFMELKPADISKKLNLSLTEVNNRLYQGKKKIKPIMQDLMEREDLL
- a CDS encoding RNA polymerase sigma factor, coding for MDDQWIATAVMRRDEVAFDKVVSKYSKLLWVVAFSIMGNRADVEELVSDVFWRFWQQPEKFDANRGSLKQYLTMLTRSMAINKLHLKQSPLTSSDDFLLENVEAPKVNNEIFWQALFKAIEALNEPTKKICFQRFFLELKPAVISERLNLSVTEVNNRLYQGKKKIRPILRQLLEEEGQ